Proteins from one Listeria weihenstephanensis genomic window:
- a CDS encoding nitroreductase family protein produces MTKNIAEIITERRSIKRVDEAPIDRAVINDILEKAAFAPFHSKVEPWHVAVLSKEAEKRRFVNAIVNSMERMQGEPLTRERREQIKDGNERKIVAPPYTLIVTTDIIGSGKKDFEAIAATSAFIQNIQLLAWEAGLGVLWRTNNFIFDSEVVAELGLDGQQIVGCLQITQFNEIPDAKPRRPLSEWVKDLD; encoded by the coding sequence ATGACTAAAAATATAGCTGAAATTATAACTGAACGCCGTAGTATCAAGAGGGTAGATGAAGCGCCGATCGATCGTGCGGTGATTAATGATATCCTCGAAAAAGCAGCTTTTGCACCGTTTCATAGTAAAGTGGAGCCGTGGCATGTAGCGGTTTTGTCGAAAGAAGCTGAGAAGCGTCGTTTTGTGAATGCGATTGTGAATTCGATGGAACGGATGCAAGGTGAGCCGTTAACGCGTGAGCGCCGGGAGCAAATTAAGGATGGAAATGAGCGAAAGATCGTTGCTCCGCCTTATACGCTGATCGTGACGACAGATATTATTGGTAGTGGTAAGAAAGATTTTGAAGCGATTGCTGCGACGAGTGCGTTTATTCAGAATATCCAACTTTTGGCGTGGGAAGCTGGTCTGGGCGTGCTATGGCGTACGAATAATTTTATTTTTGATTCGGAAGTTGTTGCGGAATTAGGGCTCGATGGACAGCAGATTGTTGGTTGTTTGCAGATCACGCAGTTCAATGAGATTCCTGATGCGAAGCCGCGCCGGCCCTTGTCTGAATGGGTGAAGGATCTCGATTAA
- a CDS encoding metallophosphoesterase: MKKTALACIALLSLALTGCAQPTEQTAEPTISPKIPANQPLTIYQATDIHYLSNTLTDGKKAFKTYLATGDGKQQNYITEITDAFVDDVKAQKPDVLVLSGDITNNGEKVSHEEMAEKLEDIEKAGVQTYVIPGNHDVLNPYARKFEGDKQIKTEDITPKEFASIYHNSGYDEAVMRDDSTLSYLATPSSDVWLLMVDTADYENNKRYGAPETNGYISTETFAWIQKCIDLAKKHGAELVTVTHHNLLDHSELLTKGFTIVQNKEAVSLFAKNDIPLNLSGHVHIQDIRSETSHDRTIYDVATSSMAMYPQQYGVVNYAPDKGLSYKTQRVDVEKYARKINSKDPNLLGFQQYSKAYFGQFSYTKALSDLFLTGKYDPDDVEEMAKTMEQVNFSYFTGDKSFLNGVEKTPGYALWQKADSEFMTQYIDYIVAHKTKNDLTLEIPEN; encoded by the coding sequence ATGAAAAAAACTGCCCTTGCATGTATTGCGTTACTGAGCCTTGCGTTAACTGGATGCGCGCAACCTACCGAACAAACTGCTGAACCTACTATATCTCCAAAAATTCCAGCAAATCAACCACTCACTATCTACCAAGCTACGGACATTCACTATCTCTCGAACACCCTCACTGATGGCAAAAAGGCGTTTAAAACCTACCTCGCGACGGGGGACGGCAAGCAGCAGAATTACATTACCGAAATTACGGATGCTTTTGTGGATGATGTGAAGGCGCAGAAGCCGGATGTTCTGGTGCTCAGTGGTGACATTACGAATAATGGTGAAAAGGTCAGCCACGAGGAAATGGCGGAGAAATTGGAGGATATCGAGAAAGCGGGTGTCCAAACCTATGTTATTCCTGGCAACCATGATGTTTTGAACCCTTACGCGCGTAAATTTGAAGGGGATAAGCAGATAAAAACGGAGGATATCACGCCGAAAGAATTTGCTTCGATTTATCATAATTCGGGCTATGATGAGGCGGTAATGCGGGATGATTCAACGCTTAGTTACCTTGCGACGCCGTCTAGTGATGTTTGGCTTTTGATGGTAGATACGGCGGATTATGAGAATAATAAGCGGTATGGTGCGCCGGAGACGAACGGGTATATCAGCACGGAGACGTTTGCTTGGATTCAAAAATGTATTGATTTGGCGAAGAAGCACGGTGCTGAGTTGGTTACGGTGACGCATCACAATTTGCTCGATCATAGTGAGCTTTTGACGAAAGGGTTCACGATTGTGCAGAATAAGGAGGCAGTGTCGCTTTTTGCGAAGAATGATATTCCGCTGAACTTGAGTGGGCATGTGCATATTCAAGATATTAGGTCGGAAACGTCGCATGATCGCACGATTTATGATGTTGCGACGAGCTCGATGGCGATGTATCCGCAGCAGTATGGTGTCGTTAACTACGCGCCAGATAAGGGGTTGTCTTATAAAACGCAGCGTGTGGACGTGGAAAAATATGCGCGGAAAATAAACTCGAAGGACCCGAATTTGCTCGGTTTTCAGCAGTACTCAAAGGCTTATTTTGGCCAATTTAGCTATACGAAGGCGCTCAGCGATTTATTTTTAACTGGGAAATATGACCCGGATGATGTGGAGGAAATGGCAAAAACGATGGAACAGGTCAATTTTTCGTATTTCACTGGGGATAAGAGCTTTTTGAATGGTGTGGAGAAGACGCCAGGTTATGCGTTGTGGCAGAAGGCGGACAGCGAGTTTATGACGCAGTATATTGATTACATTGTGGCGCATAAAACGAAAAACGACCTCACATTGGAAATTCCAGAAAATTAA
- a CDS encoding HNH endonuclease, translating into MYNFRDISANEGIFIETRARFQAVLDDFKYYAEVLTIEAGNAKTKSGKASSYTRYLIRLIIFYLESNNDGLGNLSSFESLKKIEGIKYAEGFKAFNQESNRFYSATISCYLAYVTHKNTTNEELKDGDLNFLLNDYEGEKNIIREEQTKYLADGPKVKPDRNMDSGIYSYPRSRKEAFEAKKRSNWVCEFNREHETFTNITNGNPHVEAHHLIPMAAQDYYENSIDFADNIVCLCPTCHSRIHYAVRAEKKGMIVELFNQRKNLYLKHGIKIDEKLLLIFYGIV; encoded by the coding sequence TTGTATAATTTCAGAGATATTTCAGCTAATGAAGGTATTTTTATAGAAACAAGAGCAAGATTTCAAGCTGTATTAGACGATTTTAAGTATTATGCGGAAGTGCTAACTATTGAAGCAGGAAATGCTAAAACTAAAAGTGGTAAGGCTAGTTCTTACACTAGGTATCTAATCAGGTTAATTATTTTTTATCTAGAAAGTAATAATGATGGACTTGGCAATTTGTCTTCGTTTGAATCTTTAAAGAAAATAGAAGGAATAAAATATGCTGAGGGATTCAAGGCTTTTAATCAGGAGTCTAATCGGTTTTATAGCGCCACAATAAGTTGTTACTTGGCATATGTAACACATAAAAATACTACTAACGAAGAATTGAAGGATGGGGACTTGAATTTTTTGTTAAATGATTATGAGGGAGAAAAAAATATCATTCGGGAAGAGCAAACAAAATACTTAGCTGACGGGCCTAAAGTAAAACCTGATAGGAATATGGATAGCGGAATCTACTCTTATCCTAGAAGTCGAAAGGAAGCTTTTGAAGCTAAAAAAAGAAGTAATTGGGTATGTGAGTTTAATCGAGAGCACGAGACATTTACTAATATTACAAATGGGAATCCTCATGTTGAAGCCCACCACCTTATACCTATGGCAGCACAGGATTATTATGAAAATTCAATAGATTTTGCTGATAATATTGTTTGCCTTTGCCCGACCTGCCATAGTAGGATACACTATGCTGTGCGAGCTGAAAAAAAAGGAATGATAGTGGAGCTTTTTAATCAAAGAAAAAATCTTTATTTAAAGCATGGGATAAAGATTGATGAGAAACTACTTTTAATTTTTTATGGGATTGTTTAA
- the dcm gene encoding DNA (cytosine-5-)-methyltransferase, which translates to MKRKYKMIDLCAGIGGIRKGFELTGRFQNVLSGEIDKYACLTYEHLYGEDPTGDITTESFKKRIEDTPYDVLLAGFPCQSFSRAGKQAGFLDSTRGTIFFDIADIAKRTNPKIMLLENVDNLLSHNKGDTFRTILNVLVKELGYKVIGVEESSDGKLLFNTKDFLRNSKNFGVPQNRPRVYIICFKRDYWTDRVDLLTEKLPTSSNKKLYESLHDVLEMGADLKFFLSSGYLETLEKHKNRHKEKGNGFGYQIVNSTDNPLPISNALLATGGSGKERNLVIDTLNETAGKMASSKKTPLNDRGVRAMTPREWGKLQGFINYAFVDKEGVDHFSFPKEVSNTQQYKQFGNAVTIPAIEVMANFIIDCIDILGGNQNEG; encoded by the coding sequence ATGAAAAGAAAGTATAAAATGATAGATCTATGTGCAGGTATCGGCGGTATTCGAAAAGGCTTTGAGCTAACTGGCAGATTTCAAAATGTTCTATCAGGTGAAATAGATAAGTATGCTTGCTTAACCTATGAACATCTATATGGAGAAGATCCCACTGGCGATATCACAACTGAATCATTTAAAAAAAGAATTGAAGACACACCTTATGATGTCCTGCTAGCAGGATTCCCTTGCCAATCATTTAGCAGAGCTGGTAAACAAGCTGGTTTCTTAGACAGTACTCGAGGTACGATATTCTTTGATATTGCTGATATTGCCAAACGGACAAATCCTAAAATTATGTTACTTGAAAATGTTGATAATTTGTTATCACATAATAAAGGTGATACATTCCGTACTATATTAAATGTACTTGTAAAAGAACTTGGCTATAAAGTCATCGGTGTTGAAGAGTCCAGTGATGGCAAACTCTTATTTAATACAAAGGATTTTCTCAGGAATTCCAAAAATTTTGGAGTTCCTCAAAATAGACCTCGTGTCTATATAATCTGTTTTAAAAGAGACTATTGGACTGATAGAGTAGATCTTCTAACAGAAAAGCTTCCTACTAGCTCTAACAAGAAGTTATATGAAAGTTTACATGATGTTTTAGAAATGGGAGCAGATTTAAAATTCTTTCTGTCCTCGGGTTATCTTGAAACTCTTGAAAAGCATAAGAATAGGCATAAAGAAAAGGGCAATGGTTTCGGTTATCAAATAGTTAATTCCACGGATAATCCCCTGCCAATATCAAATGCACTCCTTGCAACTGGCGGCTCTGGAAAAGAGCGAAATCTAGTAATAGACACTTTAAACGAGACTGCTGGAAAAATGGCTTCTTCAAAAAAAACTCCTTTAAACGATAGGGGAGTCCGAGCAATGACTCCCAGAGAATGGGGGAAATTGCAAGGCTTTATCAATTATGCATTTGTAGATAAAGAAGGCGTTGATCATTTCTCATTTCCTAAAGAAGTTTCAAACACACAACAATATAAACAATTTGGAAATGCTGTCACTATTCCAGCTATCGAAGTAATGGCTAATTTCATTATCGACTGTATCGACATACTAGGAGGTAATCAAAATGAAGGGTAA
- a CDS encoding HpaII family restriction endonuclease, translating into MKGNKGEWSELYVFLKLLGDGKLYAADENMKKIEDIFYGIIKIIREDKLHNLEYVYDGEITIVDANTDNTLLVLPDTYFKSAATKLLQEIKLNKNSFEIPEISQLAQNISYTNLKANSSSKTDITLMIHDYKTGFQTETGFSIKSRLGSPATLLNASRATNFEYKISNKKLSNHEVMTFNNISNFKEKFQYLNEIGADIMFNRVCSKVFEYNLKLVDTGLPEVIASLLKKSFSSSNRIITDLTHLIAEENVFSIPEDEALTFYSYKVKELLTNIALGMVPAKNWNGVYETTGGYIIVKEDGDVLCYHVYNRNEFRDYLFLNTKLEVGSTNRHEFGLIEEIDGEQFLNLNLQIRFTR; encoded by the coding sequence ATGAAGGGTAATAAGGGGGAATGGAGCGAACTGTATGTTTTTTTGAAACTGCTTGGAGATGGTAAGCTTTACGCGGCTGATGAAAATATGAAAAAAATTGAAGATATTTTTTATGGGATAATAAAGATTATACGTGAAGATAAGCTTCATAATTTAGAATACGTATATGATGGGGAAATTACTATCGTAGATGCAAACACTGATAACACCTTATTAGTACTCCCTGACACCTACTTTAAATCTGCTGCAACAAAACTACTTCAGGAGATAAAGTTGAATAAAAACTCCTTTGAGATACCCGAAATTTCGCAGTTAGCACAAAATATTAGCTACACTAATTTAAAAGCAAATTCTAGCAGTAAAACTGACATTACTCTAATGATTCATGATTACAAAACTGGCTTTCAAACTGAAACAGGGTTTAGTATTAAATCTCGTTTAGGAAGTCCTGCAACACTACTTAATGCTTCTAGGGCTACAAACTTTGAATATAAAATTAGTAACAAAAAATTATCTAATCATGAAGTGATGACTTTCAATAACATTAGTAATTTCAAAGAAAAATTTCAATATCTAAATGAGATTGGCGCAGATATAATGTTTAACCGCGTATGTAGTAAAGTTTTTGAATACAACCTTAAGTTAGTTGATACAGGTCTACCCGAAGTTATCGCTAGTCTACTGAAAAAATCCTTTTCAAGCTCTAACAGGATTATAACGGATCTAACACACCTCATAGCTGAGGAAAATGTATTTAGTATCCCTGAAGATGAGGCTCTTACTTTTTACTCTTATAAAGTAAAAGAGTTGCTAACCAACATCGCTCTTGGCATGGTGCCCGCTAAAAATTGGAATGGCGTCTACGAAACTACTGGTGGCTATATTATTGTTAAAGAAGATGGAGATGTACTTTGTTATCATGTATACAATAGAAATGAGTTTAGGGACTATCTATTTCTCAACACTAAACTAGAAGTTGGAAGCACCAATAGACACGAATTCGGTCTTATTGAAGAAATCGATGGAGAGCAGTTTTTAAACCTTAACTTACAAATAAGATTTACTCGCTAA
- a CDS encoding TNT domain-containing protein: protein MIDRYGEPENAYFTSPDGILYEQRALALHSDEANYYRYKIVKPFVVDSGKAAPWFDRVGGGTQYFSGENKILNKKGELIDATVENLLDNNYIREID, encoded by the coding sequence ATAATAGATCGCTATGGAGAGCCAGAAAATGCTTATTTTACATCTCCAGACGGTATTTTATATGAACAGCGAGCACTTGCTCTACACAGTGATGAAGCTAATTATTATAGATATAAAATTGTAAAACCGTTTGTGGTAGATTCGGGAAAAGCAGCTCCTTGGTTTGATAGGGTCGGGGGCGGAACGCAGTACTTTTCTGGTGAAAATAAAATATTAAATAAAAAAGGCGAACTAATAGACGCAACCGTTGAAAATTTACTTGATAACAATTATATTCGTGAAATTGACTAG
- a CDS encoding ISL3 family transposase, producing the protein MPDHFIIQLIGLENKNIQLLDYSIENHICHIHIQLKRKKHACPSCKTRTDRIKDYRTHTFQHLKVAEKRVYVHYRKRRYACSCGKSFDEKNQGLVARYQRFSTSWHQAALFHSISAPSFTYTARTFGTTAPKIMRLFDARTEAFSTPPVALPKVIAIDEFKGDTDKGKFQLIIADPMTRRPIDILENRRAKTIQRYLRERGHQVEMVIMDLSSTFKNAVQQALDKPVIIADSFHFSRYIYWALNKVRVRVQQRFSEKDRKHGKRIQKLLFKRSHKLDTAQKSIIRRYLSLHPDLQTAYTIKEAYQAWFDANKAQERRDVRQSLHDFYQLVQDKQLPEFIKAIGTFRRWETEIINAFIYPHLSNGFVEGINNRTKVIKRTSYGYQNFSRFRAKILAQHFIKNFDISVG; encoded by the coding sequence ATGCCAGACCATTTTATCATACAACTCATCGGTTTAGAAAATAAAAACATCCAACTTCTTGATTATTCGATTGAAAATCATATCTGCCACATTCATATCCAACTAAAACGAAAAAAACATGCCTGCCCCTCTTGTAAAACACGGACAGATCGCATTAAAGACTATCGTACGCACACTTTCCAACATCTAAAAGTCGCAGAAAAACGTGTCTATGTGCACTATCGAAAACGCAGATATGCTTGTTCCTGCGGAAAATCATTTGATGAAAAAAATCAAGGACTTGTGGCACGCTATCAGCGTTTTTCGACATCTTGGCATCAAGCAGCCCTTTTCCATAGTATCTCTGCCCCCTCCTTTACCTATACTGCCAGAACGTTTGGAACCACCGCACCTAAAATTATGCGCCTATTCGACGCGCGTACAGAAGCCTTTTCCACGCCTCCCGTCGCTCTTCCTAAAGTCATCGCTATCGATGAGTTCAAGGGAGATACCGACAAAGGCAAATTCCAACTCATTATCGCTGACCCCATGACTCGTCGCCCCATTGATATCTTAGAAAACCGTCGCGCCAAAACCATTCAACGTTATTTAAGAGAACGCGGGCATCAGGTAGAGATGGTTATCATGGATTTGAGCTCGACCTTCAAAAACGCTGTGCAACAAGCTCTTGACAAACCAGTTATTATTGCCGATTCTTTCCACTTCTCTCGCTACATCTATTGGGCGCTGAATAAAGTCCGCGTTCGTGTCCAACAGCGTTTTTCAGAAAAAGATCGAAAACACGGGAAACGGATACAAAAACTCCTTTTCAAGCGATCTCATAAGCTGGATACAGCGCAAAAAAGCATCATTCGCCGTTACTTAAGCTTGCACCCTGATCTACAAACCGCCTACACCATCAAGGAAGCCTATCAGGCTTGGTTTGATGCCAATAAAGCACAAGAACGCCGCGACGTTCGTCAATCCTTACACGATTTCTATCAACTCGTACAAGACAAACAGCTTCCAGAATTCATAAAAGCTATCGGTACTTTCCGACGCTGGGAAACAGAAATCATCAATGCCTTCATTTACCCACATCTGTCCAATGGTTTCGTAGAAGGAATTAACAACCGAACCAAGGTCATCAAGCGTACTTCTTATGGCTATCAAAACTTTTCACGGTTCCGCGCCAAAATACTTGCCCAGCACTTTATCAAAAATTTTGACATTTCTGTAGGCTAA
- a CDS encoding T7SS effector LXG polymorphic toxin encodes MTRIDIAEVTHFSNQLRATNQEITPRIDAVKRAVIAYLNDTTISGEAIAISKDYYAGAYIPLCASIKQALNLSEDLLRRYIADFHSQVDMSPNARLDADGIFDLDQKINGFENRMGDVTAELSAINGTQKASELNYLATQIFEAHKKEDVLRKLLDFERSHVDYFYELGELSRFINRAVRDIQQNLKFNSKTGTYNIEKLTPATFEHLVKMYATQQEIDDKIKAIEEIGLTPNIPTGNSAGFMTIDGKVDTEATLNFVNQQMIYWQNETVFREVLGVGAFYRAVYGVDSVSGERISAGMRLVDGATVAFQYGAPALGLARFTAKFGTRTSLAEINALDRAKLSGWGYPPNEAKYLRNKVVYDNPKYYDQKTGAINWPPNNGFEGIPVKKKIEPGKIMVL; translated from the coding sequence ATGACCCGAATCGATATTGCAGAAGTGACTCATTTTTCAAATCAATTGCGAGCGACGAATCAAGAGATAACGCCACGCATTGATGCAGTAAAGCGAGCGGTGATTGCCTATTTAAATGATACTACAATTTCAGGTGAGGCAATCGCGATTTCAAAAGATTATTATGCTGGAGCGTATATACCACTCTGCGCATCGATCAAACAAGCGCTTAACTTGAGTGAAGACCTGCTTAGACGTTATATCGCAGATTTTCATAGTCAAGTCGACATGTCGCCAAACGCAAGGCTTGATGCAGACGGAATTTTCGATCTGGATCAAAAGATTAACGGATTTGAGAACCGGATGGGGGATGTCACGGCGGAACTAAGCGCGATAAACGGTACTCAGAAAGCTTCCGAGTTGAACTATTTAGCGACGCAAATTTTTGAGGCACATAAAAAAGAGGACGTTCTAAGAAAATTACTCGATTTCGAGCGAAGTCACGTGGACTATTTTTATGAATTGGGCGAGCTGTCGCGTTTTATTAATAGAGCGGTACGTGATATTCAGCAGAATTTGAAGTTTAATAGTAAGACTGGTACATACAACATCGAGAAGTTAACCCCCGCAACATTCGAGCATTTGGTCAAAATGTACGCGACCCAGCAGGAAATTGATGATAAAATAAAGGCGATAGAAGAAATCGGACTAACGCCAAATATCCCGACTGGTAATAGTGCTGGCTTTATGACGATTGATGGCAAAGTGGATACGGAGGCTACGCTAAATTTCGTGAATCAGCAAATGATTTATTGGCAAAATGAGACGGTATTCCGCGAAGTACTGGGAGTTGGAGCATTTTATCGTGCTGTGTATGGCGTGGATTCCGTATCTGGCGAGCGGATTAGCGCTGGAATGAGATTGGTTGATGGAGCTACAGTGGCATTTCAGTATGGAGCGCCGGCGTTGGGGCTTGCGAGGTTTACGGCGAAGTTTGGGACGAGGACCTCACTTGCAGAAATAAATGCTCTTGATAGAGCGAAATTGAGCGGTTGGGGTTATCCACCAAACGAAGCGAAGTATTTGAGAAATAAAGTGGTGTATGATAATCCTAAGTATTACGATCAAAAGACGGGTGCGATAAATTGGCCGCCTAATAATGGTTTTGAGGGAATTCCAGTAAAGAAAAAGATAGAGCCAGGGAAAATAATGGTTCTATAA
- a CDS encoding DUF3958 family protein — translation MRIEPRSEQIHQILQQLKKEYRINDDKLYEVKQKQARLESVEMTIFEIEREKEELLLQAREVWHGSLGTSVADDAAETGHQNLRKLRQTLEQTRDDLQEEKQGIQNRLYEIEEQRQVLHKELKR, via the coding sequence TTGAGAATAGAGCCGAGAAGTGAGCAGATTCACCAGATATTACAACAACTGAAAAAAGAATATAGAATCAATGATGATAAATTGTATGAAGTAAAGCAGAAACAAGCAAGATTAGAATCTGTGGAAATGACGATTTTTGAAATAGAGCGTGAAAAAGAGGAATTACTACTACAAGCTCGCGAAGTATGGCATGGGAGTTTGGGTACAAGCGTTGCAGACGATGCAGCAGAAACAGGACACCAAAATTTACGAAAACTGCGCCAAACCTTAGAGCAAACAAGAGATGATTTACAAGAAGAAAAGCAAGGAATACAAAACCGTTTATACGAAATAGAAGAACAGCGGCAAGTATTACATAAGGAGTTGAAACGATGA
- a CDS encoding DUF3130 family protein has product MVEIKVSREEMMNHASDLSESMAGMSYFPMKNGNMPYTQSEAISNYREALFELVESVDLFGKVVREDAIRIKQIGEAYAAKDKEVAQQLEVR; this is encoded by the coding sequence ATGGTTGAAATAAAAGTTAGCAGAGAGGAAATGATGAACCATGCCTCAGATTTAAGCGAGAGTATGGCGGGGATGAGTTACTTTCCCATGAAGAACGGCAATATGCCTTATACGCAGAGTGAAGCGATTTCCAACTATCGGGAAGCGCTATTTGAGTTGGTTGAAAGCGTGGATTTATTCGGAAAAGTGGTACGCGAAGACGCGATTCGAATCAAGCAAATCGGTGAAGCATATGCAGCCAAAGACAAAGAAGTAGCGCAACAACTGGAGGTGCGTTGA
- a CDS encoding type II toxin-antitoxin system PemK/MazF family toxin has product MRDREKYLAMTRFDPNLGGKGADNKHIIDEPQLFLDFYDAKEKLTHNFRTKRLESSIRWLLGFERYVKDKETAVRRKYRNYSKGSIVYVDFFGNYGSEMTYDHPAIVLKEQGGLLIVAPLTSNYRKFRDNNKYHIKLSRNTTDLGNQSKDSTILLEQIRCISKNRVLRKFGGRVSNNEILERIDTVVMEYIGGFTYNKWKANLEEQEAIIREKETEIRILSERISKLEERS; this is encoded by the coding sequence ATGCGAGATAGAGAAAAATACTTGGCGATGACCCGATTTGATCCTAATTTAGGAGGTAAGGGTGCGGACAATAAGCACATTATCGATGAACCACAGCTATTTCTTGATTTTTACGATGCGAAAGAGAAGCTAACTCACAATTTTAGAACGAAACGATTGGAAAGTAGCATTAGGTGGTTGTTAGGATTTGAGCGTTATGTGAAAGATAAAGAGACAGCTGTAAGAAGAAAGTATCGGAATTATTCTAAGGGTAGTATTGTTTATGTTGATTTTTTCGGGAATTATGGGAGTGAAATGACATATGATCATCCTGCTATTGTGTTGAAGGAACAGGGAGGATTGCTAATCGTGGCGCCATTAACCTCTAATTATAGAAAATTCAGAGATAATAATAAATATCATATTAAACTCAGTCGGAATACAACCGATTTAGGAAATCAGAGCAAAGATTCTACTATTTTACTTGAACAAATAAGGTGTATTTCCAAAAATCGAGTACTGAGAAAATTCGGTGGCCGAGTTTCAAATAATGAAATATTGGAAAGAATTGATACAGTTGTCATGGAGTATATTGGTGGATTCACTTATAATAAATGGAAAGCGAACTTAGAAGAACAAGAAGCGATTATTCGAGAAAAAGAAACGGAGATAAGGATACTTTCAGAACGGATAAGTAAATTGGAAGAACGTTCATAA
- a CDS encoding (deoxy)nucleoside triphosphate pyrophosphohydrolase yields the protein MQKDIHVVGAIIQKNGKILCVQRADSAVNGADWEFPGGKIEPGETPEQALIREVQEEIGCEITVTEAFDHTVYAYEFANVHLTCFLCELVAGEPILHVHQAMKWLDTSEMLHLKWSPANLPAVEKLQKKDA from the coding sequence ATGCAAAAAGATATCCATGTGGTTGGCGCTATCATCCAAAAGAACGGTAAAATCCTCTGCGTCCAACGTGCAGATTCCGCTGTCAACGGCGCCGATTGGGAGTTTCCTGGTGGCAAAATCGAACCTGGCGAAACACCGGAACAAGCACTCATCCGCGAAGTTCAAGAGGAAATCGGCTGTGAGATCACGGTAACCGAGGCTTTCGATCACACCGTTTATGCCTACGAATTCGCCAACGTCCACCTCACTTGTTTTCTTTGTGAACTCGTTGCTGGCGAACCGATCTTGCATGTTCACCAAGCAATGAAATGGCTCGACACTAGCGAAATGCTTCACTTGAAGTGGTCACCAGCCAATCTCCCCGCTGTTGAAAAATTGCAGAAAAAAGACGCCTAA